The sequence AAGAGGCTGGAAAATCTTTAGAAAAAACAGTAAATGAAAGCACAAAAGCTTTAGCTAGTTTAAGTTCATCTGCAGCAGAATCAAATGCAAGTTCAAGTCTAAACAATATGCTCAAAGATAGCACTGAGAAAAAATACAACCCAGATAATTTTAACAAAATGTCAGTAGCTAAATACTATGATTTAAGATGTTCGTCGTGCCATGGAAACTATGGCGAGAGAAAAGCTCTAAATAAAAGTGCAATTATTGGCACTTGGGAAGCTAAAGATATCTCACATGCACTTCATGGTTATAAAGCTCAAACATATGGTGGCACTATGAAAAAAACAATGTTTGCATATACTAAAGCGTTGAATGATGAAGAGATAGAACAACTTGCTGAATATATAAGCACATTTTAAAACAAGACCGTAAATTTTTACCGCTTTTAAGCATATTTAGATACAGCAAGCTCTACTAGCTTGTTTGTCTTGGCTAGTAAAATTATGAAGCTTAATAATCTTTTTTAGAAAAGATGAGTGGCTTAGTAGTAAGGTTTAAAAGACAAAAATAGAAGTTGAGACTTAGAAGAAAATGAAGCAAGCAAAACTATGATAGATAAATTTGGTGTTTATAATAAACCAGAAGAGATAGAGAGAATTTTAAAAGGATAATTCATGAAAAAGGTTCTAGTTTTTATAGATGGCTTAGCGCTTTCTAAGTCAGTTTGCGAATATGGTATAGGTTTAGCTAAAGCCTTAAACTTACCACTTTTGCTTTTAAGCATAGCAGAACAACCAACTAGCATAGATGAGACAAACCTATCAGGAAGTCTTAGCATTGGTACTAAAGATAGACTTCTTGATAAGCTAGCCGCACAAGAACACGCAAAAGCTAAAGAAGATATAAGACAAAATAGAGAAATTTTAAGCACTTTAAAAGAATTTGCAATAAATAGCGGAGTTAAAGAGTGTCAAACCCTTCAAAGACATGGAACATTAAGTGGTGCTTTGGAAGATTTTCATGAAGAAATTAGAGTTGTAGTAGTTGGCATAAGAGGAAGTAATGAGGATGATGATAAACTTGGATATCATATAGAAGAGCTCATCAGATCTTCTGATTTGCCTATTTTAGTTGTTCCAAACAGCGAATATAGCCCTATAAACTCTTTGCTTATGGCTTATGATAGTAGTGAGTTTTCAAAAAAAGCTTTTGAGGTTGCACTTTCTAATCCAATTTTTCCAAATACAAAGCGGTATATAGTAAATGTAAATAGTGATGAAGCTCTTTCAAACACACTTCTTAAAGAGGCTGGAGATGTTTTTAAAGATAAAGGCTTTGAGTTTGAGTTAAAACACTTAAATGGTGACCCTGTAATTGAAATTTTAAAATATGAAGATGAGATAAAAGCAGATGCTATCGCAATGGGAGCTTATAGTAAAAATAGGATTAAAAACTTTTTTCTTGGAAGTTTTACGAGTAAAATGCTTTTAAATTCTAAAAAACCATTGCTTTTGTTTAGATAATCTTATATATTTTTATGTAAAATTACATATAAACTTATACGGATACAAAGGAGCGTTAAATGAAAAAATTAATTATATTTTTTATAGTGGTAGTTATGGGCGGATTAAGTTTAAATGCAAGTGATACTACAATGTTTCCAAAGGCAAAAAAAGGCTATGTTAAGCATGTTATAGAGCTAGAAGAGAAAGAAGATGAGAGTAAATTTAAAATTGAAGTTGCATTTGGTAAAGAAAAATTAGTAGATTGTAATTTACATCAATTTTTAGACTCAAGCCTAACCACAAAAACCCTAGATGGCTATGGTTATAACTACTATGAATTTGATAAAAGCTCAGATGATATGAGAAGCACTATGATGTTTTGTGACGGTGCTAGAATGGAAAAATTTATATACTATCCTAGCAAAATAGAAAAAAGTTATAACTCACGCCTACCACTTGTAATATACACACCAAAAGATGTTAATGTGGAAGTTAGAATTTTTAAAGAGATAGATAAATTTATAAAGTAGAGATCTTATAAACAATTAAAATAATTTAGAAAAACTAAAATTATAGTTTTTCTAAATTTGAGCGCGGGCGGATAGCTAAATTTTGATAGTCTATAAACTCACTTTTTTTATACTTATCAACCCCAACCCTTGCAATCATAGCTGCATTATCAGAGCAAAATTTCAAAGGTGCAAGCATTAACTCACAACCATACTCATCACACAAATTTTGCAAATTTTGTCTTAAGTATAAATTTGCACTTGCCCCGCCAACAACACCAAATTTGCTAAATTTTTTATTTTTGAAAACAATTTTTAGCTTATCCATTATATGCAAACAAGCCGCTTTTTGAAATGAATATGCTATATCGCTTTTATCTTGTAAGCTTAAGTTTCCAAGCTTTTCTATTGCAACTCTAACTTGATTTTTAAGTCCTGAAAAACTATATTCTACTCTTTTATCTCCTTTTAAAGGAATGGTAAATTTAAATCTATCTTCATTGCTGTTTTTAGCTAAATTTTCAATAACCAAACCGCCTGGATAGCCCTCGCCCATCATCTTAGCAACCTTATCAAAACTCTCGCCAAAACTATCATCGCTTGTTATAGCTAGTATCTCTATGTTTTTATCTTCATCAATTTCTAAAATCATAGTATGCCCTCCACTTACAAGCAAAACGCCAAGAGGTAGCTCAATTTCTCTATCTAAAAAAAGTGAATATATATGTCCTATCAAGTGATTTACTGAGATTAGTGGAATGTTTAAAGCAACGCTTAAAGATTTGGCCATACTAACCCCACTTATTAAACTCACACTAAGACCTGGCTCATTTGTAACAGCTATGGCTAAAATCTCTTTAAAATATGGTTTGATTTTTTCAAGTATATTAGGAAGTGCAGCCGTATGAAGCCTAGCAGCAAGCTCTGGGACAACACCGCCATATTTACTATGTTCTAGCTCTTGTGAAATTTTTTCATAAAACAAAAGTTTAAAATTATCTTTTTCCATTAAAGCAAGAGAGCTATCATCACAACTACTTTCAATTCCTAAAATCATTTTTTCTCCAAATTTTCATATATGTCTTTTTCTAACTCGCTATAAAATTCGTCACTTAATTTGCATTTAAATGCACTAAATGCATGAATTGCACCTCTTACCAATGTAAAAGTATGCTTTACATTTGCTTGCTTTAACTTTTCTATATACTCAAGTGCTTCATCTCTTAAAATATCTAATTCGCAAATAACAAATTTTAAATTATTTAATTTATTTAATTTACCAAAATTTAATAAATTAATATACTTTTTATATCCATTTTTTCTGATAAAATTCCAAGAAATTTCTGCACATTTTTTATCCCAAACAATAAAATCTTCAAATTCCTCTAAAGAGTTAGTGTTTATATCTGATATCATAGGGCAAAATAAAAAGCTAAATTTAGGTAGTTTTTCCATACTATCTATAAGTTTATATTGAAGTGCTAAGCAAAGATGTGCTCCTGCGCTTATACCGTATAAGATTATATTTTTATATACTTTTAGACACTCTTTATATATAGTAAAAGCATCATTAAGTGGACTAGGATAAGGCTTTAAAGAGTAATCAATTCCAATAATAGTAATATTTAAATTATCTGCTAATTTACATAAAATTTCTAAATCCTGTTCAGGCAATCCAAAAATATATCCACCACCATGAAAATGTAAAACAACATTTGTATTTGTAGCGTTTTTATTTTTACAGATAATTACTCTAATGTCTTTAATATATCTATTTTCTATAATGATATCTTTAGGAATTTCTACTTTTTTTGATAAAGCTATGTGTTTTCTTTTTTCTATAATTTCCTTTGGATTATTTGCAAGGACACTATGATCAAGTTTTAACATAAAATCAGAACTTAAGATAGCTTTTTTAAGGCTATCTTCTATTTTATCAAAGTATTTTATCTTTTTCATCTATCTTTATATCAGGTAATACAAAATTTAAAATAACCCCTATTAAAGCGCCAAGACCAATTCCGCTAAAACTAGCAAAACCAAAATCAAACATCATACCACCAATTGCAAAAACTAAGATAAGCGAGATTATGATTATATTTTTGGGGTTATTTACATCAACTTGATTTTTGATTAAAGTTTCCATACCAACTGAGGCTATAATCCCAAATAAAAGCAGCATTATACCACCAATTACGCAAGCAGGAACAGTTGCTATAAAAGCTCCAAGTTTTCCTACAA is a genomic window of Campylobacter blaseri containing:
- a CDS encoding c-type cytochrome yields the protein MKKILTMITLSILFLVGCGDSTQSGDTKVDKSSSAPKSVEDTAKNVVEDGKKAMDIIMDTTKKELSKVYENNKEDIDSAIEKTKEQGAKIMQTAQESMKELQQATENFAKEAGKSLEKTVNESTKALASLSSSAAESNASSSLNNMLKDSTEKKYNPDNFNKMSVAKYYDLRCSSCHGNYGERKALNKSAIIGTWEAKDISHALHGYKAQTYGGTMKKTMFAYTKALNDEEIEQLAEYISTF
- the tsaD gene encoding tRNA (adenosine(37)-N6)-threonylcarbamoyltransferase complex transferase subunit TsaD, coding for MILGIESSCDDSSLALMEKDNFKLLFYEKISQELEHSKYGGVVPELAARLHTAALPNILEKIKPYFKEILAIAVTNEPGLSVSLISGVSMAKSLSVALNIPLISVNHLIGHIYSLFLDREIELPLGVLLVSGGHTMILEIDEDKNIEILAITSDDSFGESFDKVAKMMGEGYPGGLVIENLAKNSNEDRFKFTIPLKGDKRVEYSFSGLKNQVRVAIEKLGNLSLQDKSDIAYSFQKAACLHIMDKLKIVFKNKKFSKFGVVGGASANLYLRQNLQNLCDEYGCELMLAPLKFCSDNAAMIARVGVDKYKKSEFIDYQNLAIRPRSNLEKL
- a CDS encoding universal stress protein, which encodes MKKVLVFIDGLALSKSVCEYGIGLAKALNLPLLLLSIAEQPTSIDETNLSGSLSIGTKDRLLDKLAAQEHAKAKEDIRQNREILSTLKEFAINSGVKECQTLQRHGTLSGALEDFHEEIRVVVVGIRGSNEDDDKLGYHIEELIRSSDLPILVVPNSEYSPINSLLMAYDSSEFSKKAFEVALSNPIFPNTKRYIVNVNSDEALSNTLLKEAGDVFKDKGFEFELKHLNGDPVIEILKYEDEIKADAIAMGAYSKNRIKNFFLGSFTSKMLLNSKKPLLLFR
- a CDS encoding alpha/beta hydrolase fold domain-containing protein, whose amino-acid sequence is MKKIKYFDKIEDSLKKAILSSDFMLKLDHSVLANNPKEIIEKRKHIALSKKVEIPKDIIIENRYIKDIRVIICKNKNATNTNVVLHFHGGGYIFGLPEQDLEILCKLADNLNITIIGIDYSLKPYPSPLNDAFTIYKECLKVYKNIILYGISAGAHLCLALQYKLIDSMEKLPKFSFLFCPMISDINTNSLEEFEDFIVWDKKCAEISWNFIRKNGYKKYINLLNFGKLNKLNNLKFVICELDILRDEALEYIEKLKQANVKHTFTLVRGAIHAFSAFKCKLSDEFYSELEKDIYENLEKK
- a CDS encoding ecotin family protein, which codes for MKKLIIFFIVVVMGGLSLNASDTTMFPKAKKGYVKHVIELEEKEDESKFKIEVAFGKEKLVDCNLHQFLDSSLTTKTLDGYGYNYYEFDKSSDDMRSTMMFCDGARMEKFIYYPSKIEKSYNSRLPLVIYTPKDVNVEVRIFKEIDKFIK